Genomic segment of Rhodocaloribacter litoris:
ACTAGTCCTCTAGGGTTGTCACTCGCCCGAAGAAAGAGAATAGTAGGATCATCTGTGTCAGACTTGATCATAACGCCATTTTCCACAACAATCGGCTGTGCACCAGGATCAGACTGACTGACATGCGCTCCATTACCACTCTGGTCGTACCATTTCACCACATATCCGTCTCCAGCTCCTACAAACGCAAGAAGGGCTGCTTCGTCAATGAGCCCATCAGCACCAAAGCCGATGTCCTGCTCGGCGTTGTCGCTCGAGCGACGCACCCGGATGACCGGGCCGTCATACGAGCTGGAGAGCTTGCGCAGGCTGTAGGCAGCGTAGGCGTCGGGATAGTCGTCAAGCAAGTAGGACTGGGCTGCGGCGGGAGACATACCGCAAACCAGCAGCAGGAGACACCCCACCACATACCCCGCCAACATACCCTGCCGCCGGGTGGAAAATTTTTTCCGCACCGTTTCCATCGAGGATGACGTGTTGTTGCCTGCCATAATGTCGATCCAGCACATTCCCATGGTCACAAACTACGGTAAAGACGGTTTTTGGGCCGTGTTCCAAGGTGGGTTAAGACCTGCGGCTAACATCGTCCCCCCGCTCGAGCAGCTTTAATACCATAGCCGGGAAAATGGGGTGGGAATCTTTCCCGACCTTCGGCGTCACCGGGGCCGGAGAGGCGCCACATGCCCCGCGTCATGTCAAAGAAAAGGGCGAAGCGGTACCTACCGCCTCGCCCTCAACAGGGGCAGATGTATAGTATAAAGCAAGACTGTCCCGCAGAGGTCACACAGCTATGGCGAGTTTGTAACGACTTCTGAACCTTCGAGCACCCCGGCCAGGACCTCCACGATGCGCCGGGCGGCCTGGCCGTCCCAGAGCGGCGGAATCCGCCCCGTTTCGTACACGCCGGCCCGCAACGCCGTCACGCACCGGGCAATGCGATCGGAGTCGAGCGGCATCAGGGCGTTGGTCCCCAGCTCGATCGTGACGGGACGCTCGGTGTTCTCGCGGAGCGTCAGGCAGGGAACCTGCAGGTACGTCGTCTCCTCCTGGATGCCGCCCGAGTCGGTCACGACCACGGCGGCGTGCTCCATCAGACGGAGAAATTCCAGGTAGCCCAGCGGATCGAGCAGGTGCAGGCGAGGGACGGCGGCCAGCCGGCCAGCCAGATCAAAGTCGGCGAAGCGGTTGCGCGTGCGCGGGTGGATGGGGAAGACGACGGGCAACTGTTCGGTGAGGGCTTCGAGCGTTTCGAGCAGCTTCTGCAGCCCTTCTTCCCGGTCCACGTTGGAGGGGCGGTGCATCGTCATGAGCACGTAGCCGCCGGGCTTGAGGCCAAGGTCCTCCAGGATGGTCGTCCGGGCGGCCTTCTCGCGGAACTGCACCAGCGCGTCGATCATCACGTTGCCGACGAAGAAGATCTTCTCCTCCGGCACGCCCTCGGCACGGAGGTTGTCCAGCCCGCTCTGTTCGGTGACAAAGAGGAAGTCCGAGACGGCGTCGGTGGCGATGCGGTTGATCTCCTCGGGCATCGTGCGGTCGCCGCTGCGCAGGCCGGCCTCGACGTGCGCCACGGGCACATGGCACTTCGCCGCCACCAGGCTGCACGCCAGGGTCGAGTTGACGTCGCCGACGACCACCACCAGATCGGGCCGCTCGTCGAGGACGATCCGCTCGAAGGCCACCATCACGCGGGCGGTCTGCTCGGCGTGCGTGCCGCTGCCGACGCCCAGGTAGACGTGCGGCTCGGGCATCTCGAGCTGGCGGAAGAAGATGTCGCTCATCCGGG
This window contains:
- the wecB gene encoding non-hydrolyzing UDP-N-acetylglucosamine 2-epimerase, with product MSIFEGVRDKIKVLNVVGARPNFMKVAPLHRAFEAHPAFASRIVHTGQHYDARMSDIFFRQLEMPEPHVYLGVGSGTHAEQTARVMVAFERIVLDERPDLVVVVGDVNSTLACSLVAAKCHVPVAHVEAGLRSGDRTMPEEINRIATDAVSDFLFVTEQSGLDNLRAEGVPEEKIFFVGNVMIDALVQFREKAARTTILEDLGLKPGGYVLMTMHRPSNVDREEGLQKLLETLEALTEQLPVVFPIHPRTRNRFADFDLAGRLAAVPRLHLLDPLGYLEFLRLMEHAAVVVTDSGGIQEETTYLQVPCLTLRENTERPVTIELGTNALMPLDSDRIARCVTALRAGVYETGRIPPLWDGQAARRIVEVLAGVLEGSEVVTNSP